A single window of Syntrophales bacterium DNA harbors:
- the radC gene encoding DNA repair protein RadC has product MSKRIKDIPKQDRPREKLLRKGSAALNDQELLAVLLGKGAPGMDVMALAEKLSRVIDERGLGISAEELTGFEGVGPAKATLILAAIEFARRRIKPEGVKIETPADLLPHVRHYADRKQEHFLCASINGANEILNIRVVSIGLIDRAPVHPREVFADALADRAAAVIVAHNHPSGGIEPSPHDVEATAQLKTAGSVLGITLLDHIIFNRTEYYSFLEAGKL; this is encoded by the coding sequence ATGAGCAAGCGCATTAAAGATATCCCGAAACAGGACCGACCGCGCGAGAAGCTGCTTCGTAAAGGATCGGCCGCCTTGAACGATCAAGAGTTGCTGGCTGTGTTGCTCGGCAAGGGTGCGCCGGGAATGGATGTAATGGCCTTAGCCGAAAAGCTGTCCCGCGTCATCGATGAAAGAGGGTTAGGAATAAGTGCCGAGGAGCTCACCGGCTTTGAAGGCGTGGGCCCTGCCAAAGCCACGCTAATTCTTGCCGCAATCGAATTTGCCAGACGTCGCATCAAGCCGGAGGGGGTGAAGATTGAGACGCCGGCCGATCTGCTTCCTCACGTGAGGCATTACGCGGATCGCAAGCAGGAACACTTTCTCTGTGCCAGTATCAATGGGGCAAATGAAATTCTGAATATCCGGGTCGTGTCCATCGGATTGATCGACCGGGCGCCCGTCCATCCACGGGAGGTCTTTGCCGATGCCCTTGCGGATCGCGCCGCAGCTGTCATCGTTGCGCACAATCACCCAAGCGGCGGCATCGAGCCTTCACCCCACGATGTCGAAGCGACTGCCCAACTCAAGACCGCTGGTTCCGTTCTGGGCATCACGCTTTTGGATCATATCATTTTCAACAGGACCGAATATTACAGCTTTCTGGAAGCGGGAAAGCTGTAA
- a CDS encoding DUF262 domain-containing HNH endonuclease family protein yields the protein MEVNPEKQNINTLFSTTNYHIDFYQREYKWKEDEVGRLIDDIFYHFEQSYALHADLDPSEANVAKYYSWYYLNTYITNKTNGHIFVVDGQQRLTTLTLMLIALYQMCGPACFNSTDLRDWLKTKVVGVGVGGKKQFWMAHSKREPIMHALFMDLPLTKDMIEDGVTAENIIKNYDRIRKEFSARLSTRHKLDTFIFYFLCTVVIINLEVARTDVPMVFEVINDRGVRLQPYEIMKGKLLGEIDTAEVDHYTDIWQESLSKLEARAEDEADYFFRTYLRAHFSEVRKQGQSFDGPYHRAIFEPICDDVLHLKRNAQGIKVFLDGPFRYYAWLFLKLRELGENERSPIPECYYNSQLNRMDGHIMLTIAACNVNDPDEDTKIAAVARGFDRAYVLLQLNRAYDSNQFQEFLYTLNPLLHGCPKEKIEETINEKVLAEINSRRNTNSKDLLTYVQFKQVGYGDYNPRFLRYFLARIELLIVQGLGCNLQDTLYNYVSGTGKSNAYHIEHILARNDESRGLFKNAKGDVDEALFENERNRFGGLLLLKGQDNQSSGKESYANKLKTYTGSAPYLAQTLVPDFYKSNSAMQNFIQQSSLEFTPVPQFTLDALEKRSELLYGLTKRIWQV from the coding sequence ATGGAAGTCAATCCAGAAAAACAAAATATTAACACACTATTTTCTACAACAAACTACCATATCGATTTCTATCAACGAGAATACAAGTGGAAAGAGGATGAGGTAGGACGACTGATTGACGACATTTTTTACCACTTTGAACAATCCTATGCTTTGCACGCTGATCTGGATCCCTCGGAAGCCAATGTGGCGAAATACTACTCTTGGTACTACTTGAACACATACATCACGAATAAAACAAACGGTCACATTTTCGTGGTCGATGGTCAGCAACGACTCACCACATTGACATTAATGTTGATCGCGCTCTATCAGATGTGCGGTCCGGCTTGTTTTAACTCGACGGACCTGCGTGACTGGTTGAAGACAAAGGTTGTCGGGGTTGGGGTTGGTGGCAAGAAGCAGTTCTGGATGGCGCACAGTAAGCGAGAGCCCATAATGCATGCCCTGTTTATGGATCTGCCTCTCACTAAGGATATGATCGAAGACGGGGTTACAGCTGAAAATATCATCAAGAACTATGACCGCATCCGGAAAGAGTTTTCAGCCCGGCTATCAACCCGACACAAGCTGGACACGTTCATCTTCTACTTCCTCTGTACTGTCGTCATTATCAATCTTGAGGTTGCACGGACCGATGTTCCTATGGTGTTCGAGGTCATAAATGACAGAGGGGTAAGGCTTCAGCCTTACGAGATCATGAAAGGAAAACTCCTCGGCGAGATTGATACGGCGGAGGTTGATCATTACACGGATATCTGGCAAGAATCATTGTCTAAGCTTGAAGCGAGGGCCGAAGACGAAGCAGACTATTTCTTCCGGACCTACTTGAGAGCGCACTTTTCCGAAGTTCGCAAACAGGGACAAAGCTTTGACGGACCATATCACAGAGCCATCTTCGAACCGATCTGTGACGATGTGCTACATTTGAAGCGCAATGCACAGGGGATCAAGGTTTTCCTCGACGGGCCATTCCGCTACTATGCATGGCTTTTCTTGAAGCTCCGTGAACTTGGTGAAAATGAACGATCGCCAATACCGGAGTGTTACTACAACTCGCAGCTTAACCGTATGGATGGCCATATCATGTTGACCATTGCGGCCTGTAACGTAAACGATCCAGACGAAGATACGAAGATAGCAGCCGTCGCAAGAGGCTTCGATCGGGCGTATGTATTGCTGCAATTGAATCGGGCATACGACAGTAACCAATTCCAGGAGTTTCTTTATACACTGAATCCCTTGCTCCATGGATGTCCGAAAGAAAAAATCGAGGAGACTATCAACGAGAAGGTTCTTGCAGAAATCAATAGTCGTCGCAACACTAATTCGAAGGATCTACTCACCTATGTTCAGTTCAAGCAGGTTGGGTATGGCGATTATAATCCCCGGTTTCTTCGATACTTCCTTGCGCGAATAGAGTTATTGATCGTTCAGGGACTTGGATGTAATCTTCAGGATACGTTGTACAATTACGTATCTGGAACCGGAAAAAGCAATGCATACCATATCGAACACATCCTTGCGCGGAACGACGAAAGCCGAGGTCTTTTTAAAAACGCTAAAGGCGATGTAGATGAAGCGCTGTTCGAAAACGAGCGAAACCGCTTTGGCGGTCTCCTGCTCCTCAAAGGACAAGATAACCAGTCTTCAGGAAAGGAATCATACGCAAATAAGTTAAAGACCTATACGGGCAGTGCCCCTTACCTGGCACAGACCTTGGTGCCGG